In one Limosilactobacillus oris genomic region, the following are encoded:
- a CDS encoding acyl-[acyl-carrier-protein] thioesterase — MTKLIQNANCYEMQHQLTYYECTDSGHPSISMLLSMMTMVSDAHSIFVGLDWTAVDKSGGAWVIVGYEGQLAPHQPHFGDQVIIGTRALAYNQFFALREFWLSDLDHQQQYVHVKALFVMMDLKARRLMRIPAELITPFASPLKKRLPRLAKPEQLPTEYAARDYQVRYFDIDINHHVNNARYLDWMLDPLGPDFLRGHRPVAFRINYEAEVQEGATVESRYYLKRQEKGVTTVHEIWAGGRCCTTAELEWQPV, encoded by the coding sequence GTGACAAAGTTGATTCAAAACGCTAATTGCTATGAAATGCAGCACCAGCTGACTTACTATGAGTGCACTGATTCCGGTCATCCCAGTATAAGCATGTTGCTGAGCATGATGACAATGGTATCAGATGCCCATTCGATTTTTGTGGGTTTGGATTGGACCGCGGTCGATAAGAGCGGGGGCGCCTGGGTGATTGTTGGCTATGAGGGACAGCTAGCTCCCCACCAGCCCCATTTTGGCGACCAGGTAATCATTGGCACCCGGGCGCTGGCCTACAACCAATTCTTTGCCCTGCGGGAGTTTTGGCTATCGGACCTTGACCACCAGCAGCAGTATGTCCATGTTAAGGCCCTCTTTGTGATGATGGACTTAAAGGCCCGGCGGCTGATGCGGATTCCCGCCGAACTGATCACCCCCTTTGCGTCACCCCTAAAGAAGCGGCTGCCGCGGTTAGCTAAGCCGGAGCAGCTGCCCACTGAGTACGCCGCGCGTGACTACCAAGTGCGGTACTTTGATATCGACATTAACCACCACGTCAATAATGCCCGCTACCTGGATTGGATGTTGGATCCGCTGGGGCCGGACTTCCTGCGGGGACACCGGCCGGTCGCCTTTAGGATTAACTACGAGGCCGAGGTTCAGGAAGGGGCAACGGTTGAAAGTCGTTACTACCTCAAACGGCAGGAAAAAGGGGTCACCACGGTTCATGAAATTTGGGCTGGCGGCCGGTGCTGTACTACGGCCGAACTAGAATGGCAACCAGTTTAG
- the galE gene encoding UDP-glucose 4-epimerase GalE, with amino-acid sequence MAILVAGGAGYIGSHMVKNLVEHGEDVVVADNLSTGHRDAINPQAKFYEGDIRDRKFLDQIFENEDITAVVHFAAFSIVPESMSKPLKYFDNNTGGMITLLEAMHDHGIKYIVFSSTAATYGVPEHMPIKETDPQKPINPYGLSKLMMEEMMAWADKAYGIKFVALRYFNVAGAAPDGTIGEDHGPETHLVPIILQVAQGKRDELSIFGDDYNTPDGTNVRDYVHVMDLTDAHILAIKYLEAGNKSNAFNLGSSTGFSNKQMLEAAREVTGKPIPAKMAPRRPGDPDSLVAASDKAREVLGWKPKYDDVHDIIATAWKWHSTHPKGYDDRD; translated from the coding sequence ATGGCAATTCTAGTTGCTGGTGGGGCCGGCTACATCGGCTCCCATATGGTAAAGAACTTGGTAGAACATGGTGAAGACGTGGTTGTCGCTGATAACCTGTCAACAGGTCACAGGGACGCAATTAACCCGCAGGCTAAGTTTTACGAAGGTGACATCCGGGACCGGAAGTTTTTGGACCAAATCTTTGAGAACGAAGACATTACCGCGGTAGTTCACTTTGCGGCCTTCTCAATTGTGCCAGAATCAATGAGCAAGCCATTGAAGTACTTTGATAACAATACGGGTGGAATGATCACCCTGTTAGAAGCAATGCATGATCATGGGATCAAATACATTGTCTTTAGTTCAACTGCTGCGACCTATGGGGTTCCTGAACACATGCCGATCAAGGAAACGGATCCGCAAAAACCAATTAATCCTTACGGCCTGAGCAAGCTGATGATGGAAGAAATGATGGCCTGGGCAGACAAGGCGTACGGGATTAAGTTTGTTGCCCTCCGGTACTTCAACGTTGCGGGGGCGGCCCCGGACGGCACGATTGGTGAAGACCACGGTCCAGAAACCCACCTGGTACCGATTATTCTTCAAGTGGCGCAAGGCAAGCGGGACGAACTAAGCATCTTTGGCGATGACTACAACACCCCGGACGGGACCAATGTGCGAGACTATGTTCACGTTATGGACCTGACCGATGCCCACATTCTGGCAATCAAGTACTTGGAGGCCGGAAACAAGAGCAATGCCTTTAACCTCGGCTCCTCAACGGGCTTCTCCAACAAGCAGATGCTAGAAGCAGCCCGGGAAGTTACTGGCAAGCCGATTCCTGCTAAGATGGCACCGCGGCGACCAGGGGATCCCGACTCGCTGGTAGCAGCCAGTGATAAGGCCCGGGAAGTGCTGGGCTGGAAGCCGAAGTACGATGATGTTCACGACATCATTGCCACGGCCTGGAAGTGGCACTCGACCCACCCTAAGGGTTACGATGACCGGGACTAA
- the rsmI gene encoding 16S rRNA (cytidine(1402)-2'-O)-methyltransferase has translation MQQVSSFNNEQTGRLYLVPTPIGNLDDMTFRAIKALRAVDLIAAEDTRHTQQLLNHFEITTRQISFHEHNTEQRIPELLAKLKAGQQIAQCSDAGMPSISDPGKELVAAAVAAGIPVVPLPGANAGLTALIASGLAPQPFYFYGFLERKHQQQVSKLQALVNRPETMIFYEAPHRLKKTLATLAEVLGDDRQAVLARELTKRYEEFSRGTLAELRDYFIDHQPRGEFVVLVAGNDHPADEQGAGEGTPVEQVDQEIERGLSTNAAIKLVAKRNRLNRQDLYREYHHIGE, from the coding sequence ATGCAGCAGGTAAGCAGTTTTAATAATGAACAGACGGGCCGCCTTTATCTTGTGCCGACCCCGATTGGCAACTTGGACGATATGACCTTTCGGGCCATTAAGGCCTTACGGGCAGTTGACTTGATTGCTGCTGAAGATACGCGTCATACCCAGCAGCTGCTCAATCATTTTGAAATTACGACCCGCCAAATCAGTTTTCACGAGCATAATACTGAGCAGCGGATTCCAGAACTGCTGGCTAAGCTCAAGGCGGGGCAGCAGATCGCCCAGTGCAGTGACGCGGGGATGCCGTCGATCTCGGACCCGGGAAAGGAACTGGTCGCCGCGGCAGTGGCTGCTGGGATCCCAGTCGTGCCACTGCCCGGTGCCAATGCTGGCCTGACCGCCCTGATTGCTTCCGGCCTCGCACCCCAGCCATTTTACTTTTATGGCTTTTTGGAGCGAAAACACCAGCAGCAGGTCAGTAAGCTCCAGGCACTTGTCAACCGGCCGGAAACAATGATTTTCTATGAAGCTCCCCACCGGCTAAAAAAAACACTGGCAACGCTGGCCGAAGTGTTGGGCGATGATCGGCAGGCCGTCTTAGCACGGGAACTGACGAAGCGTTATGAGGAGTTCAGCCGGGGGACACTGGCTGAATTACGGGATTACTTCATTGACCACCAGCCCCGCGGCGAATTCGTCGTCCTGGTTGCCGGCAATGACCACCCGGCAGATGAGCAAGGTGCGGGCGAAGGGACCCCCGTGGAACAGGTGGACCAGGAAATTGAGCGCGGGTTATCAACGAACGCCGCAATCAAGCTGGTCGCTAAGCGGAACCGGCTCAACCGGCAGGACTTGTACCGGGAATATCACCACATAGGAGAATGA
- a CDS encoding RNA degradosome polyphosphate kinase, which translates to MYKDFYKPENYVNRELSWIDFNGRVLGEATDVSNPLLERANFLGITQSNVDEFFMVRVASLHKLAAANVTTTDASGLTPEEQLNAVNRKEHRMVQERYEIYNQQIIPQLAKEQIDILHIKDLDQKQYEFIRRYFNDELMPVLTPMADDSSRPFPFISNSSLNIAISLRRDPTAQQPGKHETLEGDQEVNKKQNEPHDDRQEAEIKFATVRVPEIYKRLVRLPGENNFILIDELVKEFLSLLFPGYQILATATYRVMRDMDLDVAEEDTSDLLRAVKHQLREREHGQVMRLEVEDTIDEWLEDQLIDNLHVSERSIYRVDGPVDLTFLKKLSGMVDGHADLRFKPFKPYLNPQLDMEHNIFKAIRQKDYLVQHPYDNFDAVVNFIHQAATDPAVLAIKMTLYRVSGNSPIIKYLGMAAQQGKQVTVLVEVKARFDEQNNVRWAQRLEQMGCHVIYGLVGLKTHCKVALVIRRDEDGLRRYMHLGTGNYNDVTAHFYTDMGLFTCAHELGVDMTSLFNMLSGFARPPYFYQLRVSPDGIRNFINQKIDDQIAVAKSGNPALIRMKMNSLSDKQIIAHLYDAAANGVKVQLLVRGITCLRNDLPELHGNIEVHSIVGRFLEHSRIYYFESNGHEEIYLASADMMTRNLNRRVEELYPVTQADTKARAIQIFDIMWRDNVKTRVLEGDHYERLDRDGAAPFNSQEYFVQEAVRLNKQDNKQQKARRHFPNVFETLSKHVPSLHLKEKDDANGKDD; encoded by the coding sequence ATGTATAAGGACTTTTATAAACCAGAAAACTACGTCAACCGGGAACTCAGCTGGATTGATTTTAATGGCCGGGTTCTCGGTGAGGCGACCGATGTCAGCAACCCGCTGTTGGAACGGGCGAACTTTCTTGGAATCACCCAGAGTAACGTTGATGAATTCTTTATGGTCCGGGTGGCGTCCCTGCATAAACTGGCTGCGGCCAACGTCACGACGACCGATGCCTCGGGCCTTACGCCGGAAGAGCAGCTCAACGCGGTTAACCGCAAGGAACACCGGATGGTCCAGGAGCGTTACGAGATTTATAACCAGCAGATTATTCCCCAGTTAGCCAAAGAGCAGATCGATATCCTCCATATCAAGGACCTGGATCAGAAGCAGTACGAGTTCATCCGGCGCTACTTCAATGATGAATTGATGCCGGTACTGACACCAATGGCGGACGACAGCTCCCGGCCGTTCCCGTTTATCTCCAATAGCTCCCTCAACATTGCCATCAGCTTGCGACGGGATCCGACCGCCCAACAGCCTGGCAAGCATGAAACATTGGAAGGGGACCAGGAGGTTAATAAAAAGCAAAACGAGCCCCACGATGACCGTCAGGAAGCAGAAATTAAATTTGCGACGGTCCGGGTGCCTGAGATTTACAAGCGCCTAGTCCGCCTGCCGGGTGAAAACAACTTTATTCTGATTGATGAGCTGGTAAAGGAATTCCTGTCCCTGCTCTTCCCGGGATACCAGATCTTGGCGACAGCAACTTACCGGGTCATGCGGGACATGGACTTGGACGTGGCGGAAGAAGATACTTCCGACTTGCTGCGGGCCGTCAAGCACCAGCTCCGGGAACGGGAACACGGTCAGGTAATGCGCCTGGAGGTTGAAGATACGATTGATGAGTGGCTGGAGGACCAGCTGATTGACAACCTCCACGTCTCAGAACGGTCAATTTACCGGGTGGACGGGCCAGTTGACCTGACCTTCCTGAAAAAACTATCAGGGATGGTTGATGGTCACGCAGATTTGCGCTTCAAACCGTTCAAACCCTACTTGAACCCCCAGCTGGACATGGAGCATAACATCTTCAAGGCCATCCGGCAAAAGGATTACCTGGTCCAGCACCCGTATGATAACTTCGACGCGGTGGTCAACTTTATCCACCAGGCGGCGACCGACCCCGCCGTGCTTGCGATTAAGATGACCCTCTACCGGGTTTCCGGCAATTCACCGATTATCAAGTACCTGGGGATGGCGGCCCAGCAGGGGAAGCAGGTCACCGTGCTGGTCGAGGTCAAGGCGCGGTTTGATGAACAGAATAACGTTCGCTGGGCCCAGCGGTTGGAACAAATGGGCTGCCACGTCATCTACGGCTTAGTTGGCTTAAAGACCCACTGTAAGGTCGCCCTGGTAATACGGCGGGACGAGGATGGCTTGCGCCGGTACATGCACCTGGGAACCGGAAACTATAACGATGTCACCGCGCACTTCTATACTGACATGGGGCTGTTCACCTGTGCCCATGAATTAGGGGTCGACATGACCAGCCTCTTTAACATGCTCTCCGGTTTTGCCCGCCCGCCGTACTTCTACCAGCTGCGGGTTTCGCCAGACGGGATTCGCAACTTCATTAACCAGAAGATTGACGACCAGATTGCAGTCGCCAAGTCCGGCAACCCGGCCCTGATTCGGATGAAGATGAACTCCCTGTCGGATAAGCAGATTATCGCCCACCTCTACGACGCGGCAGCTAACGGAGTTAAGGTTCAGTTGCTGGTGCGGGGGATTACCTGCCTGCGCAACGACCTGCCGGAACTCCACGGTAATATTGAAGTCCACTCGATCGTCGGCCGCTTCCTGGAACACTCCCGGATCTACTACTTTGAAAGCAATGGTCATGAAGAAATCTACCTTGCCAGTGCCGATATGATGACCCGAAACTTGAACCGGCGGGTAGAGGAACTGTACCCGGTTACCCAAGCCGATACCAAAGCCCGGGCTATCCAAATCTTTGATATTATGTGGCGAGATAATGTCAAAACACGGGTCCTGGAAGGGGATCACTATGAACGGCTGGACCGTGACGGTGCGGCACCGTTTAATTCGCAGGAATACTTTGTTCAAGAGGCGGTCCGCCTGAACAAACAGGATAATAAGCAGCAAAAGGCCCGCCGGCACTTCCCTAATGTTTTTGAGACCCTCTCGAAACACGTCCCGAGCCTGCACTTAAAAGAAAAGGATGATGCTAATGGCAAAGACGACTAG
- a CDS encoding Ppx/GppA family phosphatase, with amino-acid sequence MAKTTRLAVIDLGSNSVRLKISELLPDNEAVTKQYVKRYVRLSSQMGPEKTLKKEPVERTLDALREFRTICDQYSRLKVIAVATAAVRQAQNQAEFLQRAKKETGFDIQVISGAQEAYLDYVGVTHSLEIDRGLIIDTGGASMELVGVESGAAEETISIPLGSVILSQRYHLGDQIQAANLFDAMVEVDEALSHQRWLSRFRGSRIIALGGCNRALAKIYRWRNAVAGKAAPIHGLTMTSTTAFQIMHELLEGDRASRAAIRGVTWERADVIVGGLLPLLALMRQLAIDEVEFSNSGLREGLLFKYQEHKLDFG; translated from the coding sequence ATGGCAAAGACGACTAGACTCGCGGTGATTGATCTCGGTTCCAACTCGGTCCGCCTGAAAATCAGTGAACTGCTCCCGGATAATGAGGCCGTGACCAAGCAATATGTTAAGCGCTATGTCCGCCTCTCTTCGCAAATGGGTCCGGAGAAGACACTGAAAAAGGAACCGGTAGAACGAACGCTGGATGCACTGCGGGAATTTCGTACCATCTGTGATCAGTATTCGCGCCTCAAGGTGATCGCGGTAGCGACGGCGGCAGTCCGACAGGCGCAGAACCAGGCGGAATTTCTGCAGCGGGCGAAAAAGGAGACTGGCTTTGACATTCAAGTGATTTCCGGAGCCCAGGAAGCCTACCTCGACTATGTGGGGGTAACCCATAGCTTAGAAATTGACCGGGGACTAATTATTGATACCGGGGGTGCCAGCATGGAGCTGGTCGGTGTGGAAAGCGGGGCGGCCGAAGAAACCATTAGTATCCCGCTGGGTTCGGTGATCTTGTCCCAACGTTACCACCTTGGTGATCAAATTCAGGCTGCCAACCTTTTTGACGCTATGGTTGAAGTTGATGAGGCCCTGTCACATCAGCGCTGGCTTAGTCGCTTCCGGGGCAGCCGAATTATTGCTCTGGGCGGTTGCAACCGGGCCCTGGCCAAGATTTACCGCTGGCGGAACGCGGTTGCTGGCAAGGCAGCCCCCATTCATGGCCTGACGATGACTTCGACAACGGCTTTTCAGATCATGCACGAACTGCTGGAAGGCGACCGAGCAAGCCGGGCAGCCATCCGGGGAGTTACCTGGGAACGGGCCGACGTGATTGTGGGCGGCCTCCTTCCACTGCTAGCCCTGATGCGTCAGCTAGCGATTGATGAGGTCGAGTTCAGCAACAGCGGTCTTCGGGAGGGGCTCCTGTTCAAGTACCAGGAGCACAAGCTGGACTTTGGTTAG